Sequence from the Janthinobacterium lividum genome:
TGCCCGGCTTTCCTTTACAATGACGGATTACTCCTCCCTATTTAGCACCTTCATGATTGTTCTTGGCGTCGAATCCTCCTGTGACGAAACCGGCCTGGCCTTGTACGACACGCAACGCGGCCTGCTGTCGCACGCCCTCTATTCGCAAGTCGCCATGCACGAGCAATATGGCGGCGTGGTGCCGGAACTGGCGTCGCGCGACCATATCCGCCGCGCCATCCCGCTGCTGGAAGAAACCCTGGCCAAGGCCGGCATCACCCTGCCCGAGATCGACGCCATCGCCTACACGCAGGGGCCGGGCCTGGCCGGTGCGCTGCTGGTGGGTTCCTCGGTGGCCTGCAGCCTGGGCCTGGCCATCAACAAGCCGGTGCTGGGCATCCACCATCTGGAAGGCCATCTGCTCTCCCCCTTGCTGGCGTCCGAGCCGCCGGAATTCCCTTTCATCGCCCTGCTGGTGTCGGGCGGCCACACGCAGCTGATGCGCGTCGATGGCGTGGGCCAGTACACGATGCTGGGCGAAACGCTCGATGATGCGGCCGGCGAAGCGTTCGACAAGTCGGCCAAGCTGCTGGGCCTCGGTTATCCGGGTGGCCCGGCCATTTCGCGCCTGGCCGAATTCGGCGATCCGCTGGCCTACAAGCTGCCGCGCCCCATGCTGCACTCGAAGGATTTCAACTTCAGCTTTTCCGGCCTGAAGACGGCCGTGCTGACGGTGGTGAAAAACCATGAAGAAAAAGTCATCGCGAATATCTGCGAACAGGACAAGGCGAATATCGCGCGCGGCTTCGTCGACGCCATCGTCGACGTGCTGACGGCCAAATGCGTGGCTGCCCTCAAGCACACGGGCTTGAAACGCCTGGTGATCGCCGGCGGCGTGGGCGCCAACGCACAACTGCGCGCCTCGCTCAACGCGGCCGCCGCCAAGAAGCGTTTTAAAGTGTATTACCCGGAGCTGGAATTCTGCACCGACAACGGCGCCATGATCGCCTTTGCCGGCGCCATGCGCCTGCAAATCAATCCCGACGCCGCCAAGCACGATTACTCGTTCAACGTGCGCCCGCGCTGGCCGCTGGACGAAATCCGCGAAGTCTGATCACGCCAGCAGGAAGTTGCGCGCGCCCGCCAGGGCCGCGCCTTCCGCCACCGTTTCATCCTTCAAGCCCACGCCCGACAGTTGCCGGCTGAACGCCTGCGACAGCAGGTAGTGCAGCCGGTACGCCGCCTGCGCATACGCCAGCCCCTCGGGGCGCACGTTCGAGATGCAGTTGCGGCGCTCGTCCAGCAAACCTGCTTCGGGCGCCCACGTCAGGTACAGGCCCAGGCTGTCCGGGGAACTCAAGCCAGGCCGCTCGCCGATCAGCACCAGCACGGCGCGCGCCTTCAATAATTTCCCCACCTCGTCGCCGATGGCCACCCGTCCCTGCGCCACGATGTGTACCGGCGACAGCGTCCACGCTTCCAGC
This genomic interval carries:
- the tsaD gene encoding tRNA (adenosine(37)-N6)-threonylcarbamoyltransferase complex transferase subunit TsaD; translation: MIVLGVESSCDETGLALYDTQRGLLSHALYSQVAMHEQYGGVVPELASRDHIRRAIPLLEETLAKAGITLPEIDAIAYTQGPGLAGALLVGSSVACSLGLAINKPVLGIHHLEGHLLSPLLASEPPEFPFIALLVSGGHTQLMRVDGVGQYTMLGETLDDAAGEAFDKSAKLLGLGYPGGPAISRLAEFGDPLAYKLPRPMLHSKDFNFSFSGLKTAVLTVVKNHEEKVIANICEQDKANIARGFVDAIVDVLTAKCVAALKHTGLKRLVIAGGVGANAQLRASLNAAAAKKRFKVYYPELEFCTDNGAMIAFAGAMRLQINPDAAKHDYSFNVRPRWPLDEIREV